One Gimesia aquarii DNA segment encodes these proteins:
- a CDS encoding sulfite oxidase-like oxidoreductase, protein MYNGPDSEKYQVGNPPAPPADNSEMIISPDTYRENRIPAGQTRTRKWPILHATDVPKINLDTWKLEISGLVNNPLSFNWIEFQQLPRTQVFADFHCVTRWSRLGNLWEGVSAKEIMQRAGVQPEAHYVIATGYDDGWTTNLPLKDFQSEDVLLCDKHDDEPLDPDHGGPLRLIIPLLYAWKSAKWITKIEFVADDSPGYWERGGYHNHGDPWIVNENNPDGERFQSKDDIPPGFFD, encoded by the coding sequence GTAATCCTCCCGCTCCTCCTGCAGACAACTCCGAAATGATCATCAGCCCTGATACTTACCGAGAAAACCGCATTCCCGCTGGTCAAACTCGAACCCGAAAATGGCCGATCCTGCACGCAACCGATGTTCCCAAGATCAATCTCGACACCTGGAAACTGGAAATTAGTGGTCTCGTCAACAATCCCCTTTCTTTTAACTGGATTGAATTTCAACAATTACCGCGCACACAAGTCTTCGCAGACTTCCACTGTGTGACCCGCTGGTCCCGCTTGGGAAATCTTTGGGAAGGTGTCTCCGCGAAAGAAATTATGCAACGCGCTGGCGTTCAACCTGAAGCCCATTATGTCATCGCCACCGGTTACGATGATGGCTGGACCACAAACCTCCCGCTAAAGGATTTCCAATCGGAAGACGTTCTCTTATGTGACAAACATGACGATGAGCCTCTTGATCCCGATCACGGCGGCCCTCTGCGTTTAATTATTCCCCTCCTCTACGCCTGGAAAAGTGCCAAATGGATTACAAAAATCGAGTTCGTCGCCGACGACTCGCCCGGCTATTGGGAACGTGGTGGGTATCACAATCATGGTGATCCCTGGATCGTCAATGAAAACAACCCCGACGGCGAACGCTTTCAATCAAAAGATGACATCCCTCCCGGCTTTTTTGATTAA
- a CDS encoding RNA polymerase sigma factor: MTRSPNQILDELLVLKCQDGDIEAFKTLVSRWHNRLRRHAWYLTQDWEAAGDIVQDAWLDIIRTIRRLKDPSSFRNWAYRIVGNKATDWVRRQQRQRTLWTEIAHQKKSAGDSTAQQGNKSHVQSIIQQGIKALSTSSQQILSMKYMDHMSTQEIAQALGIPVGTVKSRLHHAREQLKQVIQRSEL; encoded by the coding sequence ATGACACGATCACCCAACCAAATCCTTGACGAACTGCTAGTGCTGAAATGCCAGGATGGTGACATCGAGGCTTTCAAAACTCTTGTCTCTCGTTGGCACAACCGGTTGCGGCGGCATGCCTGGTATTTAACTCAAGACTGGGAAGCTGCGGGAGACATCGTTCAGGATGCCTGGTTGGATATCATTCGTACCATCCGTCGGCTGAAAGACCCATCGTCGTTTCGAAACTGGGCGTACCGCATTGTGGGGAACAAGGCAACCGATTGGGTGCGACGCCAGCAGCGACAAAGAACACTCTGGACAGAAATAGCGCACCAAAAAAAGAGTGCGGGTGACTCCACAGCACAACAAGGAAACAAGTCACATGTGCAGTCAATAATTCAACAAGGTATCAAAGCATTGTCGACAAGCAGCCAACAGATTCTTTCCATGAAATATATGGATCACATGTCAACACAAGAAATCGCACAAGCGTTAGGGATCCCGGTCGGAACTGTCAAATCGCGGTTACATCATGCCCGGGAACAACTGAAGCAAGTCATACAAAGGAGCGAATTATGA
- a CDS encoding DUF6768 family protein, translated as MKEIDEQIREALQAQQDELNDGYNLDNEGILQMFRGHSKWITITWFTLMAVTVTVMIVSAVQFFRVESTRAMIAWATGFTVCFIFEALIEFSFLADCRKNALQCQIKRLELQVATLVSEMENKEEQPEDEKA; from the coding sequence ATGAAAGAAATTGATGAACAGATTCGGGAGGCACTCCAGGCTCAGCAGGACGAATTGAATGATGGATACAATCTGGACAATGAAGGTATCTTGCAAATGTTTCGAGGCCACTCAAAGTGGATCACCATCACCTGGTTTACTCTGATGGCGGTGACGGTTACCGTAATGATCGTTTCTGCAGTTCAGTTCTTTCGGGTTGAGAGTACCCGTGCCATGATTGCCTGGGCCACTGGTTTTACCGTCTGCTTCATTTTTGAAGCGTTAATTGAGTTTTCTTTTTTAGCAGATTGTCGGAAGAACGCCCTTCAATGTCAGATAAAACGACTGGAGTTACAGGTCGCCACTTTAGTCAGTGAAATGGAAAACAAAGAAGAACAGCCAGAAGATGAGAAGGCGTAA
- a CDS encoding DUF1559 domain-containing protein, translating into MKHSVKDRKFGFTLIELLVVIAIIAILIALLLPAVQQAREAARRSTCKNNLKQFGVAFHNYHDVHKVFPPGVINRPGGAGWSTRCVTMSNGATFTDNSYRAWGWGTFILPYMDQAPLYNLLNPDGCRMPNEGANFGGTRPLRTPLPAFRCPSDTGRDRNQMHQNYATSNYVVSDRIGSGNTKIRIRDITDGTSNTLLMAERRFKRNPAGKRYGGAIVWGRSGVTDAGNKFRVNWPINTPTATTSSTNAASGDAGCTRHGMSSNHEGGAQFLMADGAVRFISENISHNPAAGSTTTCLGMNVNMAGPGFVIQNLFFIDDDEVVGEF; encoded by the coding sequence GTGAAGCATTCAGTAAAAGACAGAAAATTCGGATTTACGTTAATCGAATTACTTGTCGTCATTGCCATTATTGCGATTTTAATTGCACTTTTATTACCAGCCGTTCAACAGGCTCGAGAAGCAGCCCGACGATCTACCTGCAAGAATAATTTGAAGCAGTTTGGAGTGGCATTTCACAACTACCACGATGTTCACAAAGTGTTTCCTCCTGGTGTCATTAATCGTCCCGGTGGTGCAGGTTGGTCGACTCGGTGTGTGACGATGTCAAATGGAGCCACTTTTACTGATAACAGTTACCGTGCGTGGGGCTGGGGAACGTTCATACTACCCTACATGGATCAGGCTCCCTTGTATAATTTATTAAACCCGGATGGCTGCCGAATGCCCAATGAAGGTGCCAATTTTGGTGGGACAAGACCTCTAAGAACTCCCTTACCCGCATTCAGGTGTCCGTCGGATACTGGAAGAGATAGAAACCAGATGCACCAGAACTATGCCACATCAAACTATGTTGTGAGTGATCGCATCGGGAGCGGCAATACCAAGATACGTATCCGCGACATCACGGATGGAACCAGTAATACGCTCTTAATGGCGGAACGTCGCTTTAAACGCAATCCAGCAGGAAAACGCTATGGAGGTGCGATTGTCTGGGGACGCAGTGGTGTTACAGACGCTGGCAACAAGTTCCGTGTCAACTGGCCCATCAACACTCCGACCGCAACGACTTCATCTACTAACGCAGCATCAGGCGATGCTGGTTGTACTCGGCATGGAATGAGCAGTAATCATGAAGGGGGAGCCCAATTTTTGATGGCAGATGGCGCTGTGCGTTTCATTAGTGAAAACATCAGTCACAATCCTGCAGCTGGATCGACTACCACGTGTTTGGGGATGAATGTCAACATGGCTGGTCCGGGATTTGTAATCCAGAATTTGTTCTTTATCGATGACGATGAGGTTGTCGGAGAGTTCTAA
- the pckA gene encoding phosphoenolpyruvate carboxykinase (ATP), whose translation MSSFDLSEHGINVEWVMRNPDPSMLYEEAIRYEPGASISDTGALIAYSGDKTGRSPKDKRVVKHKKSEADIWWGDVNYPLDQHAFFCNRERATDYLNICPHLYVIDAFAGWDPEYQIKVRVICSRPYHALFMHNMLIRPTDEQLENFGKPDYVIYNAGTFPANRFTTGMTSKTSVDLSVEDGEIVILGTEYAGEMKKGIFTVMNYLMPKRGILSMHCSATADRESGRSSVLFGLSGTGKTTLSADPKRYLIGDDEHCWTDNGIFNIEGGCYAKAIYLSRENEPEIFQALRYGAVLENVVYDEADHHVDFDDTSFTQNTRGAYPIEYMPSAKIPCVADHPNDVIFLTCDAFGVLPPVSKLTPEQAMYHFISGYTAKVAGTEMGVTEPEATFSPCFGGPFLVWHPGKYADLLAEKIKKYNANVWLVNTGWNGGAYGVGERISLKATRAIIDAIHSGVLNHAPTEIDPIFGMATITQCPGVDDKLLVPHNSWVDQSAYKETAVKLATAFNNNFMKYASGVSEEVIAAAPRV comes from the coding sequence ATGTCGTCGTTTGATCTATCCGAGCATGGAATTAACGTGGAATGGGTCATGCGGAACCCTGATCCCTCGATGTTATATGAAGAAGCCATTCGCTATGAGCCGGGAGCTTCGATTTCGGATACCGGAGCACTGATTGCCTACTCTGGCGATAAAACAGGTCGGTCTCCCAAAGATAAACGGGTCGTTAAGCATAAAAAATCGGAAGCGGATATCTGGTGGGGAGATGTCAATTATCCACTCGATCAGCATGCCTTTTTCTGCAACCGCGAACGGGCAACCGACTATCTGAATATCTGCCCCCATTTATATGTGATTGATGCCTTTGCCGGTTGGGATCCAGAGTATCAAATTAAAGTTCGTGTGATCTGCTCGCGTCCTTATCATGCCCTTTTTATGCATAACATGTTGATTCGACCCACCGACGAACAACTGGAAAACTTCGGCAAGCCTGATTATGTAATCTACAATGCTGGAACGTTTCCCGCGAATCGATTCACAACGGGTATGACTTCTAAGACAAGCGTGGATCTGAGTGTTGAGGATGGCGAGATTGTGATTCTGGGCACAGAATACGCGGGTGAAATGAAGAAGGGGATCTTCACCGTCATGAACTATCTGATGCCCAAGCGCGGAATCTTGTCGATGCATTGTTCGGCAACCGCGGATCGCGAGTCGGGGCGGTCGTCAGTACTGTTTGGTCTTTCTGGAACCGGAAAGACCACGCTTTCAGCCGACCCCAAGCGATATTTGATTGGCGATGATGAGCACTGCTGGACCGATAATGGGATCTTCAATATCGAAGGTGGCTGCTACGCGAAAGCGATCTATCTTTCACGTGAAAATGAACCAGAAATTTTTCAGGCATTGCGTTATGGCGCGGTACTGGAAAACGTGGTGTATGACGAAGCCGATCATCATGTGGACTTTGATGATACGAGCTTCACACAAAATACACGTGGTGCTTACCCGATAGAATACATGCCCAGTGCAAAAATCCCGTGTGTTGCCGATCATCCTAATGATGTCATTTTCCTCACCTGCGATGCATTCGGTGTGCTACCACCTGTCAGCAAATTGACTCCTGAGCAGGCCATGTACCACTTCATCAGCGGCTATACTGCAAAGGTTGCTGGCACTGAAATGGGAGTCACTGAACCTGAGGCGACTTTTTCTCCCTGTTTTGGCGGACCGTTCCTGGTCTGGCACCCCGGAAAATATGCGGATCTGCTGGCGGAGAAGATCAAGAAGTACAATGCGAACGTCTGGTTGGTCAACACCGGTTGGAATGGGGGCGCGTATGGTGTGGGCGAACGCATCAGCCTGAAAGCCACACGGGCGATCATTGATGCCATCCATTCAGGGGTTCTCAATCATGCACCCACAGAGATCGATCCTATTTTTGGAATGGCTACGATTACGCAGTGCCCGGGTGTAGATGACAAGCTTCTGGTGCCTCATAATTCGTGGGTCGATCAAAGTGCTTACAAGGAGACCGCAGTCAAACTGGCAACCGCCTTCAATAATAACTTCATGAAATACGCTTCAGGAGTCTCCGAAGAAGTCATCGCGGCTGCACCTCGGGTGTAA
- a CDS encoding NAD-dependent epimerase/dehydratase family protein: MNILVTGGGGFLGLYIVEQLVEAGETVRVLCRGEYTRLKELNVETVQGDIRDTATVKQACEGIDSVFHTAAVSGIWGPWDHFHSINTQGTLNILDACKTEGVTRLIYTSSPSVVYDGVAHENANEYLPYSDEYLCHYPHTKMLAEKAVLAANGENGLATVALRPHLIWGPRDNHLIPRLIKRAKSGRLRQVGQGMNLISMSYVENAAAAHLQAAARLFHDSPVGGQAYFINEPEPVLLWEWINQLLQAADLPPVQKHISVKAAKRIGGVLEFLFRVLHLPGEPPMTRFLASQLSSSHYYDISRARHDFGYHPIVNFEEAMRRMEPELKRLAAQ, encoded by the coding sequence ATGAATATACTCGTTACCGGGGGAGGCGGCTTCCTTGGTCTCTACATCGTCGAACAGTTAGTAGAAGCGGGGGAAACAGTCCGCGTGCTTTGTCGCGGAGAGTATACACGTCTTAAAGAATTGAATGTGGAAACGGTGCAGGGAGACATTCGAGATACCGCGACTGTGAAGCAGGCCTGTGAAGGAATCGATTCCGTTTTTCATACGGCAGCCGTTTCCGGTATCTGGGGGCCTTGGGATCATTTTCATAGTATCAACACTCAGGGAACACTAAACATTCTGGATGCTTGCAAAACAGAAGGCGTGACCAGATTAATTTACACCAGTTCGCCCAGTGTAGTTTATGATGGTGTTGCTCATGAGAACGCGAATGAATATCTGCCCTACAGTGATGAGTACCTCTGTCATTATCCGCATACCAAAATGCTGGCTGAAAAAGCAGTGCTGGCTGCGAATGGGGAAAACGGATTGGCGACAGTCGCGTTAAGACCGCACCTAATCTGGGGGCCTCGTGACAATCACTTGATTCCACGATTGATCAAACGAGCGAAATCGGGTCGCTTGCGACAGGTGGGCCAGGGGATGAATCTGATTTCGATGAGCTATGTGGAAAATGCCGCTGCCGCTCATCTGCAGGCCGCGGCGCGATTGTTTCATGATTCACCTGTCGGGGGGCAGGCTTATTTTATTAATGAACCGGAACCTGTTTTATTATGGGAATGGATCAATCAATTATTGCAGGCCGCCGATTTACCGCCGGTTCAAAAACATATTTCCGTCAAAGCCGCCAAACGGATTGGGGGCGTATTGGAGTTTTTGTTTCGGGTGTTACATTTACCAGGTGAACCTCCGATGACCCGGTTTCTGGCTTCCCAATTGAGTAGTTCCCATTATTACGATATCAGCCGTGCCCGCCATGACTTTGGATACCATCCGATCGTAAACTTCGAAGAAGCGATGCGACGCATGGAGCCGGAACTAAAACGGTTGGCGGCACAGTAG
- a CDS encoding fatty acid CoA ligase family protein — translation MSEQRNIAERLHQSAQVYPYQKAVVFPAGKDHQGRYIYSSLTFQQLDQESDRLARGLIQLGVKPGTRMALMVRPSLEFIALTFALFKAGAVIILIDPGMGGKNMIRCLSEVEPEGFVAIPLAQMIRKFKKRSFPKAHLNVTVGKPVLTSGIDYRWLLGGDWKPLPMVQRTMTDPAAIIFTSGSTGPPKGVAYEHGMFWSQVDLLRDYYQIQPGEVDLPGFPLFALFNSAMGVTTVIPDMNPTKPALVDPVKIIAQIKDQGVTQAFGSPAMWNRIGRYCEQHQVKLPSLKRILSAGAPVPVHVIERMRQTFSHSETDINTPYGATESLPVASISGREVIEKTSEQTRSGAGTCVGAPFPGVQVKIIEIHNEPIESIEQATELPTGEIGEIIVQGPMATREYFLRPEATRLAKIPDGEQFWHRMGDVGYRDEAGKLWFCGRKAHIVETTQGAMFTIRCEAIFNEHPRIYRSALVGVGAKPNQKPVMIVEPEQGEFPESQPDREQLTQELLALGQVNSLTQSIETVLFHRSLPVDIRHNVKIFREKLVPWAEKQIG, via the coding sequence ATGTCTGAACAACGCAATATTGCTGAGCGGCTTCATCAGTCAGCTCAAGTTTATCCCTATCAGAAAGCGGTTGTCTTTCCTGCAGGAAAGGATCACCAGGGGCGCTATATCTACAGTAGTTTGACATTTCAACAACTTGATCAGGAGAGTGATCGCCTGGCACGAGGTCTGATTCAACTGGGGGTGAAACCCGGAACTCGAATGGCATTGATGGTACGTCCCAGCCTGGAATTCATCGCGCTGACGTTTGCCTTGTTTAAAGCGGGAGCCGTGATCATTCTCATCGATCCAGGCATGGGGGGAAAAAATATGATTCGTTGTTTGTCGGAAGTAGAACCGGAAGGCTTTGTTGCAATCCCACTGGCCCAAATGATTCGCAAATTCAAAAAACGATCTTTCCCGAAAGCACACTTGAATGTGACTGTGGGAAAACCGGTGTTGACGTCAGGCATTGACTACCGCTGGTTACTCGGTGGTGACTGGAAGCCGTTACCCATGGTTCAGCGAACAATGACTGATCCTGCAGCGATTATTTTTACGAGTGGCAGCACAGGTCCGCCCAAAGGAGTGGCATACGAACACGGTATGTTCTGGTCACAGGTTGATTTGTTACGGGATTATTATCAGATTCAACCTGGTGAGGTCGATTTACCCGGCTTTCCTTTATTTGCACTCTTTAATTCGGCAATGGGAGTGACAACGGTAATTCCCGATATGAATCCAACCAAGCCGGCACTTGTGGATCCGGTCAAGATCATTGCACAAATCAAGGATCAAGGGGTGACACAGGCCTTTGGTTCTCCCGCGATGTGGAATCGGATTGGCCGGTATTGCGAGCAGCATCAAGTGAAACTACCTTCACTCAAACGAATCTTGTCAGCGGGAGCTCCAGTCCCGGTGCATGTCATTGAACGCATGCGGCAGACCTTTTCTCATTCGGAAACTGATATCAATACTCCGTATGGTGCAACCGAATCATTGCCGGTAGCTTCAATTTCTGGACGGGAAGTGATTGAAAAAACCTCAGAGCAGACCCGGTCAGGGGCGGGGACCTGTGTGGGCGCTCCGTTTCCTGGCGTCCAGGTAAAGATTATTGAGATTCACAATGAGCCCATTGAATCCATCGAGCAGGCAACAGAGCTTCCTACAGGTGAAATCGGGGAAATCATTGTGCAAGGTCCGATGGCAACGCGAGAATACTTTCTGCGACCAGAGGCTACACGGCTTGCAAAAATTCCAGATGGAGAACAGTTCTGGCATCGCATGGGTGATGTTGGTTATCGTGATGAAGCAGGAAAACTCTGGTTCTGTGGTCGGAAAGCTCATATCGTTGAAACCACACAAGGAGCCATGTTTACCATTCGTTGTGAAGCAATCTTTAATGAACACCCACGGATTTATCGTAGTGCATTGGTCGGAGTCGGCGCGAAGCCAAATCAGAAACCGGTGATGATTGTTGAGCCAGAGCAGGGAGAATTTCCTGAGAGCCAGCCAGACCGTGAACAACTCACTCAGGAGTTGCTGGCATTGGGGCAGGTTAATTCGTTGACCCAGTCGATTGAAACGGTTTTGTTTCATCGCTCTCTGCCTGTTGATATTCGGCATAACGTAAAAATCTTTCGTGAAAAACTAGTACCCTGGGCAGAGAAACAAATCGGATGA
- a CDS encoding formylmethanofuran dehydrogenase subunit C, whose protein sequence is MALTLTLKQTLEVPLEVNSVNHESVSQQPIDKIRTLPVLHGNRKLSVDDFFDVQQSSTEEDLIVWSGDCSRVKHIGAGLAAGRIRVEGNAGMHLGAEMSGGEILVEGNVSDWIATEMKGGTLCIKGNAGDLVGAAYPGSKRGMNGGKILIHGNVGHEAGHRMRRGTIVIGGTSGDAIGFDMIAGSIFSFGQIGKRMGAGMRRGTIALFGESNEPEFLPTFKYSCVYHPTWLFFFLRQLRSSGFPVPEDCFDREYRRYCGDFLALGKGEILVRQW, encoded by the coding sequence ATGGCTCTTACGCTGACTCTCAAGCAAACACTCGAGGTTCCTCTTGAAGTGAATTCCGTCAATCATGAATCGGTGAGTCAGCAACCGATTGATAAAATACGCACCTTACCCGTGTTACATGGTAATCGAAAACTATCAGTTGACGACTTTTTCGACGTACAACAATCTTCTACGGAAGAAGACCTCATCGTCTGGTCGGGTGATTGTTCTCGAGTAAAGCACATTGGTGCCGGTTTGGCTGCAGGACGAATTCGCGTTGAAGGCAATGCCGGGATGCATCTGGGAGCTGAAATGTCCGGTGGCGAGATCCTGGTGGAAGGCAATGTCTCAGATTGGATCGCAACAGAGATGAAAGGCGGGACGCTGTGCATCAAAGGCAACGCCGGTGATCTGGTAGGGGCTGCTTATCCTGGTAGTAAACGGGGAATGAATGGCGGTAAGATATTGATTCATGGTAACGTGGGGCATGAAGCAGGCCACCGTATGCGCAGAGGGACAATCGTCATTGGTGGTACCTCGGGCGATGCGATTGGTTTCGATATGATTGCCGGCTCTATTTTTTCATTCGGTCAAATAGGCAAACGCATGGGAGCCGGTATGCGTCGAGGTACGATTGCATTATTCGGTGAGTCGAATGAACCGGAATTCTTACCGACCTTTAAATACTCATGTGTGTATCACCCAACCTGGCTCTTCTTTTTCTTACGACAATTGAGATCCTCCGGTTTTCCCGTTCCCGAAGATTGTTTTGATCGTGAATATCGACGATACTGTGGGGATTTTCTCGCACTTGGCAAGGGCGAAATTCTAGTCCGCCAGTGGTAA